The Chloroflexota bacterium nucleotide sequence GAGCATGGTCAGCAACGCCGCAATGCCGCCCAGCGAGGCGCCGTAGCCCACGCTGGTGGGCACGGCGATCACCGGCCGGTCCGTCAGGCCGCTCACCACGCTGGGCAGCGCCCCCTCCATGCCCGCGACCGCCACGATGGCGTCGGCCGCGTCCAGGCGCTCCCGCTGGGCAAGCAGCCGATGCAGTCCGGCCACGCCCACGTCGCCGACGGTCGTCGCGTCCGCGCCGAGCGCCTGGGCCGTCACGTGGGCTTCCGCCGCCACCGCCGCGTCGGACGTGCCGCCGGTGAGCACGAGCACGCGACCCTTGGGTTCGGGCCCTGACTCGGGCACGCGGGTGATCATGCGCGCGTCCGCGTGAAACACCGCGTCCGGCAACTCGGCGCGCACGGACTCGAAAGCCGCCATGTCGGTCTTGGTGACGAGCACCGGCTGCGCGTGGCCCGCGATCGACGCCGCGATAGCGGCGATCTGGGCCGGGGTCTTGCCCGCGCCGTAGATGACCTCGGGCATGCCGGTGCGCAGCGCGCGGTGGGTATCGACGCGGGCGAATCCCAGGTCGTCGATGGGCTGATAGCGCAGCCGTTGCATCGCGGCCTCGGCGGTGATCGCGCCGCCGGCGACCTGCTCCAGCAGGTCACGCAGATCGTCGGGCGTCACACCAGGACTCGGCGAATGCTCGTGAACGCCTGCGGACCGGCATAGCGCCCCGCCGCGCCCAGGTCCTCCTCGATGCGCAGCAGCGCGTTGTACTTGGCCACGCGGTCGGTGCGGCAGGGCGCCCCGGCCTTGATCTGTCCGGCGTTCGTGGCCACGGCGAGATCGGCGATGGTCGTGTCCTCGGTTTCGCCGGAGCGGTGCGAGACGACCACGCTGAACCCCGCGCGCTGGGCCATCTCGATCGCCGCCTGGGTCTCGGAAAGCGAGCCGACCTGGTTGACCTTGATCAGAATGCTGTTGGCCGACTGCTCTTCGACGGCGCGTTCCAGGCGCTCGGTGCTCGTGACCAACAGGTCGTCGCCCACGAGCTGCACGCGGTCGCCCAGGGCCGCCGTCAGGTCGCGCCAGCCCGGCCAGTCGTCCTCGCCCATGCCGTCCTCGATCGACAGCAGCGGAAACCGGTCGGCCCACTCGACCCACAGCTCGACCAATTCGGCGCGTGACAGCACGCGGTCCTCGCGGTCCAGGCGATAGGTGCCGTCGGGCTGAATGAGCTCGGTCGCCGCGGCATCGATGCCGAGGTATATGTCCGCCCCGGGCTGATACCCCGCGGCCTCGATGGCCTGCACGAGCAGCTCCATCGCCGCGGCGTTGGAGGGCAATGCCGGCGCGAAGCCGCCCTCGTCGCCGACGCTGGTTGACAGCCCGCGCCGCGTCAGCTCGTCGTGCAGCGAGTGGTAGACCTCGGCGCCCGCCCGCAGCGCCTCGCTGAAGGTCGGGCGGCCCACGGGCATGACCATGAACTCCTGGAAATCGGTGCTGCCGGCGGCGTGCTGTCCCCCGTTGAGCAGGTTCATCATCGGTACCGGCAGGGTATTGCCGAACGGCCCGCCCACGTAGCGGTAGAGCGGCAGCCCTACCTCATCCGCCGCCGCGTGCGCCACCGCGAGCGAGACTCCCAGGATGGCGTTGGCGCCCAGCGAGGATTTGTTCGGCGTGCCGTCCGCCGCCAGCAGCATCTCGTCCACGGCGGTCTGGTTGGTCGCGTCCTCGCCCTCGATCTCGGGGCCGAGCACGCTGAGGATGTGGTGGACGGCCTTCTGCACGCCGCGTCCGTGATAGCGCTCGGGGTCCTGGTCGCGCAGCTCCAGGGCCTCGTGGGCGCCGGTCGAAGCCCCCGACGGCACCGCGGCACGCCCAATCGCGCCACTCTCCAGCACGACGTCAACCTCGACCGTCGGGTTACCCCGCGAATCGAGAATCTCCCGCGCGCGCACATTGGCAATGGCCGTCACGGCTGCATCCTTCGGCGGCCCTTAGGAATCGTAATGGTCAAGATATCCGGTCAGGGGAGGGCGATTCGCGAATCGCCCCTACCTATGCGTCCCGGTCCGGCCCTTTCTCCCCTGGCGGGAGAAGGTTGGGATGAGGGGGATTCGCATCGGTCGCCTAGACCACTTCAACGTCGATCACGATCCGCCGGATCGACTGCGTGGGCAGCTCGTTCGTGCCCAGCTCGCGCGTGAAGTCTGAGTGCGAGTACGCCACGTGCAGCTGATTGCCCCGCTGTATCACCGAGGTGTACGAGCAGCCGGGACCGGTGTGGAAGGCGAACGGATACTCCCAATGCTCGCCGGTGCCGTCCAGGCTCAGCGTCACGTGCGTGATCTGGGGATGGCCGTAGGCCCCGCGCCCGGCCACGCAGGCCAGCACGCCGTTGGGCAGCTTCTGCAGGCGCGGCTTGACGCCCTGCCAGCCGACCGACTCCGGCGCCGACCACGTCTTGCCACCATCCGTCGAGCGCGACTGGAACATGGGCGAGTAGCCGCCCGTCCGCATCATGCAGAGGATGTCGCCGTTGTCGAGCTGGATGACGTCCGGCTCGTCGAACCCCTCGTCCACCGCCCGGTCCGCCGGGCCGTAGACCGGCTTGTGGTCGTCGGGATGGAAGTGCTCGACGAACTTCCAGGTGCGCCCACGGTCCGACGAGCGGACGACGGAGCTCGAAAAGCTGTATTGCATCATGGGCCGCCCGCTGGGGCTGATTTGGTCGAGCACCTCGGGCGGGCCGACCTGCTGCTCGAACACCGTCATGTAATCCCCGTTGTCCAGCTCGATCAGGCGGGAGTAGTTCTCAAACGACGCCTCCTCCCACGGAAACCCCTCGACCTTGAACGGGTGGAGCTCCAGCAGCTCGCCCGACTTCGTCCACCGGCGCAGCTGAAATGTCGAATCCGCCCGCTGCTGCACGAGGTGATACGGCCCCTCGGCGCTCAGATTCGGCTCCTGGTAGTTCTCGAGGGGATAGGTGTCGATGCGCGTGATCGTGCCGTCGCTGGGGTAGCCGATGATCCCCGAGCCGAAATCCATGGTGTTCAGGCCGGTGTCGGGATGCCGGTCGATGAACGGCGAGTCGTCCGGCGCCGGCTGCCAGGTCGCGCCCAGATCGCTGGAGACCACCGCCGCGAGCGGCTCCACGCCGCCATGCCGACCCCGGTGGTAGGACAGGAAGAGATTGTCGCCCTCGAGCTCCACGAGGCCCGGAAAGTTGACGACGCTGTCGGTCACCTCCAGCCACACGTCGGGCTCCGACGCGCTGATCACCACCTCGCGCGATCCGTTGCTGTACCTTGCCTGCTTGATCATCGCTACACCCCACCCCTGAGGCCGCACCACTGGCGGCCACCTGCATCGTAGGAGCCGG carries:
- the larB gene encoding nickel pincer cofactor biosynthesis protein LarB, which gives rise to MTPDDLRDLLEQVAGGAITAEAAMQRLRYQPIDDLGFARVDTHRALRTGMPEVIYGAGKTPAQIAAIAASIAGHAQPVLVTKTDMAAFESVRAELPDAVFHADARMITRVPESGPEPKGRVLVLTGGTSDAAVAAEAHVTAQALGADATTVGDVGVAGLHRLLAQRERLDAADAIVAVAGMEGALPSVVSGLTDRPVIAVPTSVGYGASLGGIAALLTMLSGCAPGVSVVNIDNGFGAGYQAALIARRAGGAATE
- the eno gene encoding phosphopyruvate hydratase, producing MTAIANVRAREILDSRGNPTVEVDVVLESGAIGRAAVPSGASTGAHEALELRDQDPERYHGRGVQKAVHHILSVLGPEIEGEDATNQTAVDEMLLAADGTPNKSSLGANAILGVSLAVAHAAADEVGLPLYRYVGGPFGNTLPVPMMNLLNGGQHAAGSTDFQEFMVMPVGRPTFSEALRAGAEVYHSLHDELTRRGLSTSVGDEGGFAPALPSNAAAMELLVQAIEAAGYQPGADIYLGIDAAATELIQPDGTYRLDREDRVLSRAELVELWVEWADRFPLLSIEDGMGEDDWPGWRDLTAALGDRVQLVGDDLLVTSTERLERAVEEQSANSILIKVNQVGSLSETQAAIEMAQRAGFSVVVSHRSGETEDTTIADLAVATNAGQIKAGAPCRTDRVAKYNALLRIEEDLGAAGRYAGPQAFTSIRRVLV
- a CDS encoding sialidase family protein, with protein sequence MIKQARYSNGSREVVISASEPDVWLEVTDSVVNFPGLVELEGDNLFLSYHRGRHGGVEPLAAVVSSDLGATWQPAPDDSPFIDRHPDTGLNTMDFGSGIIGYPSDGTITRIDTYPLENYQEPNLSAEGPYHLVQQRADSTFQLRRWTKSGELLELHPFKVEGFPWEEASFENYSRLIELDNGDYMTVFEQQVGPPEVLDQISPSGRPMMQYSFSSSVVRSSDRGRTWKFVEHFHPDDHKPVYGPADRAVDEGFDEPDVIQLDNGDILCMMRTGGYSPMFQSRSTDGGKTWSAPESVGWQGVKPRLQKLPNGVLACVAGRGAYGHPQITHVTLSLDGTGEHWEYPFAFHTGPGCSYTSVIQRGNQLHVAYSHSDFTRELGTNELPTQSIRRIVIDVEVV